A stretch of the Spartinivicinus poritis genome encodes the following:
- the fliS gene encoding flagellar export chaperone FliS — translation MNAYNQLKQYQAVNRETGIIDADPHKLIQLLIDGALERLLTAKGHIERQEIEEKNRFINKAIEIIGGLRSFLNKEQGGEVAENLFSLYEYMEFRLFEANASNSPELVEEVITLLREVKTGWDGIREQVAQPTAVG, via the coding sequence ATGAATGCATATAATCAACTGAAGCAATATCAGGCAGTGAATCGGGAGACGGGCATTATCGATGCAGACCCACATAAACTGATTCAATTATTAATTGATGGTGCTTTAGAACGTTTACTGACTGCTAAAGGTCATATTGAGCGGCAAGAAATTGAAGAAAAAAATCGCTTTATCAATAAAGCCATTGAGATTATTGGTGGGCTGAGAAGCTTTCTTAATAAAGAGCAAGGCGGTGAAGTGGCTGAAAACCTTTTTAGCCTTTATGAGTACATGGAATTCCGCTTATTTGAAGCTAATGCCTCTAATAGCCCAGAGCTGGTTGAAGAAGTGATTACATTATTAAGAGAAGTGAAAACCGGTTGGGATGGTATTCGTGAACAAGTGGCCCAGCCAACGGCAGTCGGTTAA
- a CDS encoding sensor histidine kinase gives MSNYIKTLTAEPTSTAKSQAELPDVSTEEMIQLRPDSNVTVPYSTLFSSALKWESQSLESQVNCLAQQLATTKTQYQREIAEKVRLSQRLESLLHILPAGVVVIDAQGIVVECNQTAVDLLGEPLLGEVWRNIITRCFAPRDDDGHEISLKDGRRVNIATRSLESEPGQIILLNDLTETRRLQQALSHHQRLSALGKMVASLAHQIRTPLSAAMLYAGHLMKGSLPPVQQIKFAEKLMARLSHLDRQVRDMLVFARGELPMANQLSVIAFFTSLQHAVEGVAVFQRAKIEWQCPANKDKPNQETIYQQAILQCNQDALVGACLNLMTNAVEAANQQAVWLRVTARVTRSRLLITIKDNGPGMSQAQIKQAKEPFFTTKAQGTGLGIAVVQAVVRAHQGDFHLHSIPDQGTCAQISIPLSNQPIATNVAEKIVNI, from the coding sequence ATGTCGAATTATATAAAAACGCTCACGGCGGAGCCCACGTCTACCGCTAAAAGCCAAGCAGAGTTACCTGATGTAAGTACTGAGGAAATGATTCAGCTGCGGCCTGATAGTAACGTAACCGTTCCTTATTCCACACTATTTAGCTCAGCACTTAAATGGGAAAGCCAGTCACTTGAGAGTCAAGTGAATTGTTTAGCTCAGCAGCTAGCGACAACTAAAACTCAATACCAACGAGAAATTGCAGAAAAGGTTCGGTTATCTCAGCGGCTAGAAAGTTTGTTACATATTTTACCGGCAGGGGTTGTGGTCATTGATGCCCAGGGAATAGTGGTAGAATGTAATCAAACGGCAGTTGATTTATTAGGTGAGCCACTACTGGGAGAGGTATGGCGGAATATTATAACACGCTGCTTTGCCCCTCGTGATGATGATGGCCACGAAATATCGCTAAAAGATGGGCGCCGAGTGAATATTGCCACCCGCTCACTGGAATCTGAGCCGGGTCAAATCATCCTGTTAAATGATTTAACGGAAACACGACGCTTGCAGCAAGCGCTGAGTCATCATCAACGGTTATCAGCACTGGGCAAAATGGTGGCGTCATTAGCTCATCAAATTCGAACACCACTTTCAGCAGCGATGCTCTATGCAGGGCATTTAATGAAAGGATCGCTGCCGCCTGTCCAACAAATTAAATTTGCTGAAAAACTCATGGCCAGACTGAGTCATCTGGATCGACAAGTACGAGATATGCTGGTGTTTGCTCGTGGAGAATTGCCCATGGCGAACCAGTTGTCGGTTATTGCGTTTTTTACCAGCTTGCAACATGCGGTGGAAGGGGTAGCAGTTTTTCAACGGGCCAAGATTGAATGGCAATGTCCTGCCAATAAAGATAAGCCCAATCAAGAGACGATTTATCAGCAGGCAATTTTGCAGTGTAATCAGGATGCGTTGGTTGGGGCTTGTTTAAATTTAATGACTAATGCAGTTGAAGCCGCTAATCAACAGGCTGTTTGGTTGCGGGTAACGGCCAGGGTAACCCGTAGTCGATTGCTAATCACTATTAAAGATAACGGGCCTGGTATGAGTCAAGCGCAAATAAAGCAAGCGAAAGAACCTTTTTTTACCACTAAAGCTCAGGGAACAGGGCTAGGCATCGCTGTGGTACAAGCCGTGGTGCGTGCCCACCAAGGGGATTTTCACTTGCACTCTATACCGGATCAGGGTACTTGCGCTCAAATCAGTATTCCCTTATCAAATCAGCCAATAGCCACCAATGTAGCTGAAAAAATAGTGAATATTTAG
- a CDS encoding sigma-54 dependent transcriptional regulator, with protein sequence MWREIKVLLIDDNANRRHEMKVILEFLGEDFIALDSSHWLQALKEQDVNPEGIAGLLLGDCHSPLESMIADIQKWYGGIAVLLIGEQSLSEACDPDLKRQVIATIDYPPSYNKLLDSLHRSQVFHEQYQLSRHHGRSQQREIQLFRSLVGTSRKVQQVREMMAQVADKDVSVLITGESGTGKEVVARNLHYNSHRRNGPFVPVNCGAIPGELLESELFGHEKGAFTGAISTRIGRFELAQGGTLFLDEIGDMPLHMQVKILRVLQEKYFERVGGNKTITTDVRIIAATHKNLEDMIQDGGFREDLYYRLNVFPIDMPPLRERVEDIPLLLNELIARLENEKRGSIRFNSAAIMSLCRHEWHGNVRELANLVERLAIMHPYGVIGVQELPKKYRHIDEHDENTKDVVDMFPQQIETVGLVGLDTPALLPVNGLDLKDYLTNLEKSLIKQALDDSNGVVARAAERLHIRRTTLVEKMRKYGLQRRESMSGN encoded by the coding sequence ATGTGGCGAGAAATCAAAGTCTTGCTAATTGATGATAATGCCAATCGTCGGCACGAAATGAAGGTCATCCTGGAGTTCTTAGGAGAAGACTTTATTGCTTTGGATTCCAGTCATTGGTTGCAGGCGTTAAAAGAGCAGGATGTTAACCCTGAAGGTATCGCTGGGTTATTATTGGGCGATTGCCATAGCCCTTTGGAGTCGATGATTGCTGATATCCAAAAATGGTATGGCGGTATAGCCGTATTATTAATTGGTGAACAATCGCTGTCAGAAGCCTGTGATCCAGACTTGAAACGGCAAGTGATCGCGACGATTGATTACCCGCCCAGCTATAACAAGCTACTGGATAGCCTGCATCGTTCTCAGGTTTTTCACGAGCAATATCAGCTTAGTCGTCATCATGGTCGTAGCCAGCAGCGAGAAATTCAGTTGTTCCGCAGCTTAGTTGGCACCAGCCGGAAGGTACAACAGGTGAGGGAGATGATGGCTCAGGTGGCGGATAAGGATGTCAGTGTACTGATCACCGGGGAGTCTGGAACCGGTAAAGAAGTGGTTGCACGAAACCTGCATTATAACTCCCATCGCCGCAATGGCCCTTTTGTACCTGTCAACTGTGGTGCCATCCCTGGTGAGTTACTGGAAAGCGAATTATTTGGCCATGAAAAAGGCGCATTTACTGGGGCCATTTCTACTCGTATTGGACGGTTTGAACTGGCACAGGGAGGCACGCTGTTTCTAGATGAAATTGGTGATATGCCTCTGCATATGCAAGTGAAAATACTACGGGTGTTGCAGGAAAAATATTTTGAGCGAGTAGGGGGCAATAAAACCATTACCACAGATGTACGCATTATAGCAGCCACCCATAAGAATCTAGAAGACATGATTCAGGATGGCGGGTTTCGTGAAGACTTGTATTATCGGTTAAATGTTTTCCCCATTGATATGCCACCCCTTCGAGAACGTGTGGAAGATATACCGCTGCTGTTGAATGAGTTAATTGCCCGGTTGGAAAATGAAAAGCGCGGTTCAATCCGATTTAATTCCGCGGCGATTATGTCGTTGTGTCGTCATGAATGGCACGGTAATGTCCGAGAGTTAGCAAATTTGGTTGAGCGCTTAGCCATTATGCATCCCTATGGTGTTATTGGCGTACAGGAATTACCCAAAAAATACCGGCATATTGATGAGCATGATGAAAATACTAAAGATGTGGTAGACATGTTTCCCCAACAGATCGAAACCGTCGGTTTAGTTGGCTTGGATACGCCCGCCTTATTACCTGTGAATGGTTTGGATTTAAAAGACTACCTGACTAACCTGGAAAAAAGCTTAATTAAACAAGCCCTGGATGATAGTAATGGGGTTGTTGCTCGGGCTGCTGAGCGGTTGCATATTCGCCGAACCACCTTGGTAGAAAAAATGCGAAAATACGGTTTGCAACGTCGTGAATCCATGTCAGGGAATTGA
- a CDS encoding flagellar protein FlaG produces the protein MKEVDLTSPTLRMEAVTTKPSSLPPQVAASTKEVSETRKAASVKQDVSPSHAERAVNINTGDAKELQSSQQQKRQQVELAVTKLNEFVQAQQRDLRFDMDSASGRTVITVVDRKSEEVVRQIPDELALKLAQSLNVEDDIHLLNIRA, from the coding sequence ATGAAAGAGGTTGATCTGACATCGCCTACCTTGAGAATGGAGGCTGTAACAACCAAGCCTAGTTCATTGCCCCCCCAGGTGGCGGCGAGTACCAAGGAAGTGAGTGAAACAAGGAAGGCTGCAAGTGTGAAGCAGGATGTAAGCCCTAGTCATGCTGAACGTGCTGTTAATATCAATACGGGTGATGCAAAGGAGTTGCAATCATCACAACAGCAAAAGCGGCAGCAAGTTGAACTGGCAGTTACCAAGCTGAATGAGTTCGTTCAGGCTCAGCAGCGAGACCTTCGTTTTGATATGGATTCTGCTTCGGGCAGAACTGTAATCACGGTAGTCGATAGAAAATCAGAAGAGGTAGTCAGACAAATACCAGATGAGTTGGCATTAAAGTTGGCGCAAAGCTTGAATGTTGAAGATGATATTCACTTGTTGAATATACGAGCTTGA
- a CDS encoding flagellin, producing the protein MPQIINTNIASLNAQRNLDSSQAATDLSLQRLSSGLRINSAKDDAAGLAISTRFDSQIRGTSVAIRNSNDGISLAQTAEGALASITSSLQRIRELALQSANGSNTDVDRVALNEEVQQLVTEIQNVAEKTNFNGTKLLDGSFDNTLFQTGANLGDTIDVSIAKVTTNSLGSSLVDGVSSTRTAPANNSALNAGDLVINGVAISASSGADDSFSTVSQDQSSIAKAAVINRASEQTGVTARVNANVVGYSGVAATNATVAAGASIKINGVVIKVSADTNLDADTNREATIASINAVSAQTGVRGVNTGDANTGITLIADDGRNIAYDDNGSGIAAAVGLSDGAAGTDTYTGTFTLISRDGSDIQLNTNNATNGNGGIDNAGLQVGTFSGVNSGLLGRELTTAALVTGDLVINGVAIGPSLVVDDTASTVNKDGSAIAKSAAINRVSSQTGVIAQTAATQVFGEAITAGNDRTESIKINDVLISVSFGAADTVGDIQAAVITAVNSKSGQTGVRAEAFGQSFRLIADDGRNIRLDTGSGNVADAGFGANIAGAGTTHLGSINLLSAGKIELTSNTASGGITKSGFEVGTYGNGDDGQLVKDIDISSVEGANEAIVSVENALQQISSQQAQLGAIQNRFLSTINNLSISNENLSAANSRIRDADFAAETAELSRAQVLQQAGISVLAQANARPQQVLSLLQ; encoded by the coding sequence ATGCCCCAGATAATAAATACCAATATTGCTTCGCTGAATGCCCAGCGGAACTTAGACTCTTCTCAAGCAGCAACAGACCTATCCCTTCAACGACTATCCTCAGGTCTGCGAATTAATAGCGCAAAAGATGATGCCGCTGGATTAGCCATATCTACACGCTTTGATTCGCAAATTCGGGGTACCTCAGTTGCCATTAGGAACTCCAACGATGGGATTTCACTCGCTCAAACCGCAGAAGGTGCTTTAGCATCAATCACTTCAAGCTTGCAGCGGATACGTGAGTTGGCCCTGCAATCAGCCAATGGCAGTAATACCGACGTTGACCGAGTAGCACTTAACGAAGAAGTGCAGCAATTGGTTACTGAAATACAAAATGTTGCGGAAAAAACCAATTTTAATGGGACCAAGTTACTTGATGGATCATTTGATAATACCCTGTTTCAAACCGGGGCCAACTTGGGTGACACTATTGATGTAAGCATTGCTAAAGTAACAACAAATAGTTTAGGGAGCTCATTAGTTGATGGGGTTTCCTCAACTAGAACAGCTCCTGCCAATAACTCTGCTTTAAATGCAGGAGACTTAGTGATTAATGGTGTGGCTATCAGTGCATCTAGTGGAGCGGATGATAGCTTCTCTACAGTGAGTCAAGACCAGAGCTCAATAGCTAAGGCTGCAGTAATTAACCGAGCTTCTGAACAAACCGGTGTTACTGCCCGAGTTAATGCTAATGTCGTTGGATACTCAGGCGTTGCTGCTACAAATGCAACAGTTGCTGCTGGTGCATCTATAAAAATAAATGGAGTTGTAATAAAAGTTTCAGCTGATACCAACCTTGATGCTGATACTAACAGAGAGGCAACAATTGCTTCTATTAACGCTGTGTCAGCACAAACAGGAGTAAGGGGTGTCAATACAGGAGATGCTAATACAGGGATTACTTTAATCGCTGATGATGGTAGGAATATTGCCTATGACGATAATGGCTCAGGTATTGCGGCTGCAGTAGGTTTAAGTGATGGTGCCGCAGGTACAGATACTTACACTGGTACTTTCACCTTAATATCTAGAGATGGTAGTGATATTCAGCTTAATACTAATAATGCTACCAACGGTAATGGAGGCATAGATAATGCTGGCCTACAGGTTGGTACTTTTAGTGGCGTAAATAGTGGACTTCTAGGTAGAGAGTTAACAACAGCTGCGCTTGTAACTGGTGACCTTGTGATTAATGGGGTGGCTATAGGTCCCTCCTTAGTTGTGGATGACACGGCTTCAACTGTTAACAAGGATGGTAGTGCTATAGCTAAATCAGCCGCAATAAATAGAGTTTCTTCTCAAACTGGAGTAATAGCTCAGACAGCTGCTACTCAAGTATTTGGTGAGGCTATTACAGCGGGTAATGATCGGACTGAAAGCATAAAAATAAATGATGTGTTGATCAGTGTCTCTTTTGGTGCAGCTGATACAGTTGGTGATATTCAAGCTGCAGTAATTACAGCTGTAAATAGTAAGTCGGGCCAAACAGGCGTCAGAGCTGAAGCGTTTGGTCAGTCTTTTCGCTTAATTGCAGACGATGGCCGTAATATTAGACTTGATACTGGGTCAGGTAACGTTGCTGATGCAGGGTTTGGAGCCAATATAGCTGGTGCTGGTACAACTCACTTAGGGTCAATTAACTTACTATCAGCGGGTAAAATTGAGCTGACATCTAATACGGCTTCTGGTGGAATTACTAAGTCAGGATTTGAGGTTGGTACCTATGGTAATGGTGATGATGGTCAATTAGTGAAGGATATTGACATATCATCAGTTGAAGGGGCGAATGAAGCGATTGTATCGGTGGAAAATGCCTTACAACAAATATCTTCCCAACAAGCCCAGTTAGGTGCAATCCAAAACCGGTTCTTATCAACCATCAATAACCTATCAATTAGTAATGAAAACCTGTCAGCTGCTAACTCTCGGATTCGAGATGCGGACTTTGCGGCAGAAACCGCTGAACTATCAAGAGCGCAGGTACTACAACAAGCAGGTATCTCAGTGCTGGCTCAAGCCAACGCAAGACCACAGCAGGTGTTATCACTTCTACAGTAA
- a CDS encoding flagellin — translation MPQIINTNIASIMARRNLDTSQAAQDQALQRLSSGLRINSARDDAAGLAISSRLDAQIRGTSVAIRNANDGISLAQTAEGALGSISSNLQRIRDLALQSANGSNTSIDREALNAEVKQLVTEIQNVAEKTNFNGKKLLDGTFDGSIFQTGANLGDTIGVSVSKATTDSLGSAIEAGISSNIVAANALAAGDLVINGIAVGASSGVDDGFSTSSQAESAIAKAAAVNRVSDQTGVIAKVDGTTVAGTTYTSTDKNGGISINGLSIEVATDASLSAQANLQSVVNAINEKSGQTGVVASFDGNATTGITLTAADGRNIVLADGAIATNAVGLAAAGTSIGTYSLISRDGTDISLDTTTGSIDNAGFEVGTYSGVNSGVAGDNVTNAALATGDLVINGVAVGPSLDSYDTASVDVGGNEKAESAIAKAAAINLVSEQTGVTAKANQTIVVSDAITDPAANKSGSVVINGVSINISYVDDDTISDVQNIVVTAINNASGQTGVRAEAFGSNRFRLIAEDGRNIQTGALTTIGAETGFANSLAANTTNFSSVALFSGDKIELSSNTGSIGSAGFQVGTFGGGLDGQLLKDVDITTVDGANKAIQSVDNALQQISKQQADLGAIQNRFQSAISNLTINSENLSAANSRIKDADFAAETAELSRAQVLQQAGISILAQANARPQQVLSLLQ, via the coding sequence ATGCCTCAGATCATTAATACGAATATTGCTTCTATCATGGCACGTCGTAACTTGGACACCTCACAAGCTGCTCAAGACCAAGCGCTACAGCGGCTGTCATCAGGCTTACGAATTAACAGTGCCAGAGACGATGCTGCGGGTTTAGCCATTTCTTCTCGACTAGATGCACAAATACGAGGAACCTCGGTGGCCATACGTAATGCAAATGATGGAATTTCTTTAGCCCAAACAGCGGAAGGGGCATTGGGGTCTATCAGCTCGAACTTACAACGGATTCGTGACCTGGCATTGCAATCAGCTAATGGCAGTAACACCAGCATTGACCGAGAAGCCTTAAATGCCGAGGTCAAACAGTTGGTCACTGAAATTCAAAATGTGGCGGAAAAAACCAACTTTAACGGCAAAAAACTACTGGATGGTACCTTTGATGGCTCTATTTTCCAAACGGGAGCCAATCTCGGGGATACCATTGGGGTGAGTGTCTCCAAAGCAACCACAGATAGTTTAGGCAGCGCTATAGAAGCAGGTATTTCCTCTAATATTGTTGCGGCTAACGCATTAGCAGCTGGTGACCTGGTAATTAATGGCATTGCCGTAGGTGCGTCGTCAGGGGTGGATGATGGTTTTTCAACAAGTTCTCAAGCGGAAAGTGCAATTGCAAAGGCTGCAGCAGTCAATAGAGTCTCAGATCAAACCGGTGTGATTGCTAAAGTTGATGGTACCACTGTTGCTGGGACAACTTACACATCGACTGATAAAAATGGTGGGATTTCGATTAATGGGCTGTCCATAGAGGTAGCCACTGACGCTAGTTTGTCTGCGCAAGCTAACCTTCAAAGTGTTGTTAATGCCATAAATGAAAAGTCAGGTCAGACTGGTGTGGTTGCTTCTTTTGATGGCAACGCTACAACCGGTATTACCCTAACGGCAGCTGATGGTCGCAATATTGTTTTGGCAGATGGAGCAATTGCAACGAATGCTGTTGGGCTAGCAGCTGCTGGTACCTCAATTGGGACATATTCGTTAATTTCTCGTGATGGTACTGATATTTCTCTGGATACAACAACAGGCAGTATTGATAACGCGGGTTTTGAGGTAGGTACTTATAGTGGCGTTAATAGTGGTGTGGCTGGCGATAATGTGACTAACGCAGCATTGGCTACTGGTGATTTGGTCATAAATGGTGTGGCAGTAGGACCATCACTTGACTCTTATGATACCGCCTCAGTTGATGTTGGTGGCAATGAAAAAGCGGAAAGTGCAATTGCTAAAGCGGCGGCTATTAACTTAGTTAGTGAACAAACTGGCGTAACAGCAAAGGCTAATCAAACAATAGTAGTGAGTGATGCTATTACAGACCCCGCAGCAAACAAATCGGGAAGTGTTGTTATCAATGGTGTATCAATCAATATATCTTATGTGGACGATGACACAATTAGTGACGTTCAAAATATTGTTGTGACAGCCATTAATAATGCATCAGGGCAAACTGGGGTTAGAGCAGAAGCATTTGGGTCAAATAGATTTAGGCTTATTGCGGAAGATGGTCGAAATATCCAAACAGGTGCTTTGACAACCATAGGCGCTGAGACTGGATTTGCTAACAGTTTGGCTGCTAATACCACCAACTTTAGCTCTGTGGCATTGTTCTCAGGAGACAAAATAGAGCTAAGCAGTAACACTGGAAGTATAGGCAGTGCAGGTTTTCAAGTTGGTACTTTCGGCGGTGGCCTGGATGGCCAGCTACTCAAAGATGTTGATATTACGACAGTGGATGGAGCCAACAAAGCTATACAATCGGTAGACAATGCTCTCCAGCAAATCTCTAAACAACAAGCAGACTTAGGGGCTATTCAAAACCGATTCCAGTCTGCCATCAGTAACTTAACCATTAATAGTGAAAATTTATCTGCTGCCAATTCGCGGATTAAGGATGCGGACTTTGCGGCAGAAACTGCTGAGCTCTCACGAGCCCAGGTATTACAACAGGCTGGTATTTCGATACTGGCGCAGGCTAACGCCAGGCCGCAGCAGGTTTTATCTCTACTACAGTAG
- the fliD gene encoding flagellar filament capping protein FliD: MAGISSIGIGSGVLTSDLIDKLVAVEKEPADKRLTSRENTLNTQLSEFGRVQSALVDLRLASRSLDSMADVLAVKASTTSSAFSATASSDAPLGQFSIEVTQLAQAHSLASSVFTNKTDTIGTGTLSITVGTTTKNITINSSNNTLEGIRDAVNAETGLDVSASVLDTGSGFQLVFNATQTGLANDITINVTDDDSNNTDTNGLSQLVFNGTTNNLTETVQAKDANLKVNGISITRSSNTVSDAIEGVTLNLTGTNTGAASSLSITRDEATIVDRVQEFVDKFNAYQTLVNELTAFNPDTLEAGVLIGDSTLRSITAQTRDILSGVVKGLETANIRSLADIGISTQVSASAGSNDGGTLIFDSVKFKTKLAESPDDVVGLFASQGRTSDNQVKFLSNTGATQKGTYAINITTAATQGNLNGTVALGGSTTIDGNNDTLKVNIDGTETAELTLAPGSYSPTQLAAEIQSKINADNNLINAGKTVSVTVDGSNQLVITSNTFGTTSTVEITQVDTNTAAQLGLSVGTGTAGVNVAGTINGKTATGSGKVLTAAVGDDAEGIRLEVSGTTTGDRGTVTFISGVADQLIDKVTSFLASDGAVTTKTNSLTESLDDIADERVKLDERVEAFRKQLETQFTAADIQIAKLKNTQDFIKSQLDALVASSKSD, encoded by the coding sequence ATGGCAGGTATTTCATCCATCGGTATAGGATCAGGGGTATTAACCAGTGACTTGATTGATAAGCTGGTTGCCGTTGAAAAAGAGCCCGCTGATAAGCGTTTGACCAGCCGGGAAAACACCCTGAATACTCAACTATCAGAGTTTGGACGAGTGCAAAGTGCGTTGGTTGATTTACGCTTAGCTTCGCGTTCATTAGACTCGATGGCCGATGTGCTTGCTGTTAAAGCTTCAACTACCTCCTCAGCATTTTCAGCAACGGCTTCTTCCGACGCACCGTTGGGGCAGTTTTCAATAGAGGTCACTCAATTAGCTCAAGCCCACTCACTCGCTTCTAGTGTATTCACCAATAAAACCGATACGATTGGCACCGGTACCCTCAGTATTACCGTGGGCACTACCACAAAAAATATTACTATCAATAGCAGTAACAACACCCTAGAAGGTATTCGAGATGCGGTCAATGCAGAAACGGGGCTGGATGTTTCTGCCAGTGTACTGGATACCGGTTCAGGCTTTCAGCTGGTATTTAATGCCACTCAAACCGGGCTGGCAAATGACATTACCATCAATGTAACCGATGACGATAGCAACAATACCGATACCAATGGTTTGTCCCAGCTAGTGTTTAATGGCACCACCAATAATTTAACCGAAACCGTGCAAGCCAAAGATGCCAATTTAAAAGTGAATGGCATCAGCATCACCCGCTCATCTAATACCGTATCTGATGCGATTGAAGGGGTAACATTAAACCTAACTGGCACCAATACAGGCGCTGCTTCCAGCTTATCAATCACTCGTGATGAAGCAACTATCGTTGATCGAGTGCAGGAATTTGTCGATAAATTCAACGCTTATCAAACCCTGGTCAATGAATTGACGGCGTTTAATCCTGACACCTTGGAAGCGGGGGTGCTAATTGGTGATTCGACTTTACGGAGTATTACTGCCCAAACCCGAGATATTCTGAGTGGGGTAGTTAAAGGGTTAGAAACAGCCAATATTCGAAGCCTGGCTGATATTGGTATTAGTACTCAAGTGTCTGCCTCAGCAGGTTCAAATGATGGCGGCACCTTAATTTTTGATAGCGTTAAATTTAAAACAAAATTAGCAGAGTCACCTGATGATGTGGTGGGGCTGTTTGCTAGCCAAGGCCGTACCTCTGATAATCAGGTGAAATTCTTATCCAATACCGGTGCCACCCAAAAAGGTACCTATGCCATTAATATTACGACGGCAGCGACACAAGGAAATTTAAATGGCACGGTAGCATTGGGTGGCTCAACAACCATTGATGGAAATAACGATACCCTTAAAGTCAACATCGATGGCACTGAAACGGCTGAGTTAACTCTTGCACCTGGTAGTTATTCGCCAACCCAGCTAGCAGCAGAAATTCAAAGTAAAATTAATGCCGATAATAATTTAATAAATGCAGGTAAAACGGTGTCTGTGACAGTGGATGGTTCTAATCAGCTGGTGATTACCTCTAATACTTTTGGTACCACATCTACTGTTGAAATAACGCAAGTTGATACGAATACGGCGGCGCAGCTGGGACTATCAGTAGGTACCGGTACGGCAGGAGTAAATGTAGCAGGCACGATTAACGGCAAAACTGCCACAGGCTCTGGCAAAGTACTGACGGCGGCAGTGGGAGATGACGCTGAAGGTATTCGCTTGGAAGTCAGTGGTACCACCACCGGTGACCGAGGTACAGTCACATTTATTTCCGGTGTAGCGGATCAATTAATTGATAAGGTGACTTCATTTTTAGCTTCAGATGGTGCTGTGACCACCAAAACCAATTCATTAACTGAAAGTTTGGATGATATTGCTGATGAAAGGGTCAAACTAGATGAACGGGTTGAAGCCTTTAGAAAACAGTTGGAAACCCAGTTTACTGCAGCAGATATTCAAATTGCTAAGCTTAAAAATACCCAGGACTTTATCAAATCCCAATTGGATGCGTTAGTAGCTAGTAGTAAGAGTGATTGA